The following proteins are encoded in a genomic region of Musa acuminata AAA Group cultivar baxijiao chromosome BXJ2-11, Cavendish_Baxijiao_AAA, whole genome shotgun sequence:
- the LOC135626319 gene encoding nuclear cap-binding protein subunit 2-like, producing the protein MASLFKDLAKLSAYRDRRFPGNQEEYEGALQTSTTVYVGNMSFYTTEEQMYELFSRAGEIKKIIMGLDKNSKTPCGFCFVLYYSREDTEDAVKYISGTMLDDRPIRVDFDWGFEEGRQWGRGRSGGQVRDEYRTDYDPGRGGYGKLVQRELESQRELVDYGAGALSAFQPPMPYGRHGGDYGHGGSHRHGRDYRKRNREDEHSASEMSRRTSGYESRRSSDHDSRPEKNPRFRESGDSDDEDDDDQKRRR; encoded by the exons ATGGCTTCTTTGTTCAAG GATCTCGCCAAGCTATCGGCGTACCGGGACAGGAGGTTTCCGGGCAACCAGGAGGAGTATGAGGGCGCGCTGCAGACCTCGACGACGGTCTACGTCGGCAACATGTCGTTCTACACCACTGAGGAGCAGATGTACGAGCTCTTCTCTCGCGCCGGAGagatcaagaagatcatcatggggCTGGATAAAAACAGCAAAACCCCCTGTGGCTTCTGCTTCGTCTT GTACTACTCTAGGGAGGATACTGAGGATGCTGTCAAATATATCAGTGGCACAATGCTTGATGACCGCCCAATACGTGTAGATTTTGATTGGGGATTTGAAGAAGGGAGGCAGTGGGGTCGTGGTCGAAGTGGTGGACAG GTGAGAGATGAATATCGTACTGATTACGATCCTG GTAGAGGTGGCTATGGGAAGCTGGTTCAGAGAGAGCTGGAATCACAGAGAGAATTAGTGGATTATGGTGCAGGGGCACTGAGTGCTTTTCAACCACCTATGCCAT ATGGTAGGCATGGTGGAGACTATGGTCATGGTGGTTCACATCGGCATGGTAGAG ATTATCGGAAACGGAATAGGGAAGATGAGCATTCTGCATCTGAAATGTCAAGAAGAACATCAGGTTATGAGTCAAGGAGAAGCTCTGATCATGATTCAAGACCG GAGAAGAACCCTCGATTTCGAGAGAGTGGTGACTCTGATgacgaagatgatgatgatcAGAAAAGACGGCGTTGA